Proteins found in one Litorihabitans aurantiacus genomic segment:
- a CDS encoding CNNM domain-containing protein, translating into MSAPVVILATIALIALSAFFVVIEFALIGARRHRLEALAPTDRSARAALRGMNDLTMMLATAQLGITACTFALGAITKPAMDYALRDVLLGWNVPSWLAGGSSFALSLFVVTFLHLVVGEMAPKSWAIAHPETAARLVSLPARGVMRVFQPLLTLINRLANRLVARAGVTPVDRAAVGGRDVATIRSLVEHSEQVGVLEPELRSQISHALDLQQLGLADLAQASSTASGVPLEASVAEVAQEARSSGHLRVLLLDAAGVPVQVVHVRDTLLLPGEAPAAPVARPVLALDAAVPAWEALTEMRENSAQLAVVRDGDRHVVVTISDLVTRLLPVATA; encoded by the coding sequence ATGAGCGCCCCCGTCGTGATCCTCGCCACGATCGCCCTGATCGCGCTCAGCGCGTTCTTCGTCGTCATCGAGTTCGCCCTCATCGGCGCCCGTCGCCACCGTCTCGAGGCGCTCGCGCCCACGGACCGCTCCGCGCGCGCTGCACTGCGCGGCATGAACGACCTCACCATGATGCTGGCGACCGCGCAGCTCGGGATCACCGCGTGCACCTTCGCACTCGGTGCCATCACGAAACCAGCGATGGACTACGCGCTGCGCGACGTCCTGCTCGGGTGGAACGTGCCGTCCTGGCTCGCGGGCGGTTCCTCGTTCGCGCTGTCGCTGTTCGTCGTCACCTTCCTGCACCTCGTCGTCGGCGAGATGGCCCCGAAGTCCTGGGCGATCGCGCACCCGGAGACGGCTGCGCGTCTGGTCTCGCTGCCGGCACGCGGTGTGATGCGGGTCTTCCAGCCGTTGCTCACCCTGATCAACCGCCTGGCGAACCGGCTCGTCGCCCGCGCCGGTGTCACACCCGTGGACCGCGCCGCCGTCGGCGGTCGGGACGTCGCCACGATCAGGAGCCTCGTGGAGCACTCGGAGCAGGTCGGGGTCCTCGAGCCCGAGCTGCGTTCGCAGATCTCCCACGCGCTGGACCTGCAGCAGCTCGGCCTCGCCGACCTCGCGCAGGCGTCGAGCACGGCCTCGGGGGTCCCGCTCGAGGCGTCGGTCGCCGAGGTGGCGCAGGAGGCTCGCAGCAGCGGCCACCTGCGGGTGCTGCTGCTCGACGCCGCAGGCGTACCGGTCCAGGTGGTCCACGTGCGCGACACCCTGCTCCTGCCCGGGGAGGCTCCGGCGGCCCCGGTCGCGCGGCCCGTGCTGGCGCTCGACGCAGCCGTCCCCGCGTGGGAGGCGCTCACCGAGATGCGCGAGAACAGCGCGCAGCTGGCGGTGGTGCGCGACGGGGACCGCCACGTCGTCGTCACGATCTCCGATCTCGTGACGCGGCTGCTGCCCGTCGCGACGGCCTGA
- a CDS encoding galactose oxidase early set domain-containing protein translates to MRRTRVLTLAAAAAALAVAPALVDPGASAAPGAVVNAGLEDGADWPTCFTAAGWGTEAEWSLVPGRGGGRAVGLTITDHTAGDRKLMMSESAQCAPTVDVGATVDLGVAYSSSAPVSLTVFRETPQGWVYWGDLGRFPATADWAEASATTPPVPEGTSRITFGLSLDTSGTLTTDDYTLAASAAPEPEPPAPEGGGVGNPWQLEGERACLMPAGWGENDVETAFSTDVPDGAPAGARSLALTMTNHVSGDVKAIQSQEIGCAPDVAAGGLYTASLHYRSTSPRTTMTVFKHDADGWSYWTDLAALPATTGWERRTVALPEIPAGVDRVSFGVAISADGELLTTGHALEPVAQEPVPPGGPESVGRWDVQDSEMPVRAMHTTLLSDGRVLLVAGSGNDQAQFDAGSFTAAVWDPADDSYTEIDVPYDMFCSGHVTLPDGKVLISGGTESYPGAGDGPTTFDGTDASYYFDPADDSFHPTSDMAGAHWYPTLTKLGNGDVWAAGGIDEKAEGTVLTQMFDTSTMTWLPSNQVPQTWSYWGTYPHMYLLEDGMLFYAGAHTFGNGLPGTGASLYDWRTAQIWDVPGLREKDLRDQAASVLLPPAQDQRVLIVGGGHTELNAPAISLADVIDLSDPQPAYTPVADLPGPGKTYVNLVNLPDRSVLAANGATHNRTGDVRTAALFDPGDESWTPVVPDPVGRNYHSTAVVLDDGRVAVFGSNPGDGSYEMRVSVYSPPYLFAGERPTITDAPDAVTYGQRIQLGTTGDIASASLMSPMSSTHQTDTNARLVDLPVAGDGTLEAQVPDNPDLLPPGPYMLTVLDTDGVPSVARWVWVS, encoded by the coding sequence ATGAGAAGAACACGGGTCCTCACCCTCGCCGCTGCCGCGGCAGCCCTGGCGGTCGCCCCCGCGCTCGTCGACCCGGGTGCCTCCGCCGCCCCCGGAGCGGTGGTCAACGCCGGCCTCGAGGACGGCGCGGACTGGCCGACCTGCTTCACGGCCGCCGGCTGGGGCACCGAGGCGGAGTGGTCGCTCGTGCCGGGCCGGGGAGGCGGCCGCGCCGTCGGACTCACGATCACCGACCACACCGCCGGCGACCGCAAGCTGATGATGTCGGAGTCGGCGCAGTGCGCCCCGACGGTCGACGTCGGGGCGACCGTCGACCTGGGCGTCGCGTACTCCTCCTCGGCACCCGTCTCCCTGACGGTGTTCCGGGAGACGCCGCAGGGGTGGGTCTACTGGGGCGACCTCGGGCGCTTCCCGGCGACGGCCGACTGGGCCGAGGCGAGTGCCACCACCCCACCGGTGCCCGAGGGAACCTCGCGGATCACCTTCGGCCTCTCGCTCGACACCTCGGGCACGCTGACGACCGACGACTACACGCTCGCCGCCTCGGCGGCCCCGGAGCCCGAGCCACCGGCGCCCGAGGGCGGTGGTGTCGGCAACCCGTGGCAGCTCGAGGGCGAGCGCGCGTGCCTGATGCCGGCCGGGTGGGGCGAGAACGACGTCGAGACCGCGTTCTCCACGGACGTGCCCGACGGCGCCCCCGCGGGCGCCCGGTCCCTCGCGCTCACGATGACCAACCACGTGAGCGGCGACGTCAAGGCCATCCAGTCCCAGGAGATCGGCTGCGCACCGGACGTCGCGGCCGGTGGTCTCTACACCGCGAGCCTCCACTACCGCTCGACCAGCCCGCGCACCACGATGACCGTGTTCAAGCACGACGCCGACGGCTGGTCGTACTGGACCGACCTCGCGGCGCTGCCGGCCACGACCGGGTGGGAGCGGCGCACCGTCGCGCTGCCCGAGATCCCGGCCGGGGTCGACCGGGTCTCGTTCGGCGTCGCGATCTCCGCCGACGGAGAGCTCCTGACCACCGGCCACGCGCTCGAACCCGTGGCGCAGGAGCCCGTCCCGCCCGGCGGCCCCGAGAGCGTCGGGCGGTGGGACGTGCAGGACTCCGAGATGCCGGTCCGCGCGATGCACACGACGCTGCTCTCCGACGGACGCGTCCTCCTCGTCGCCGGCTCCGGGAACGACCAGGCACAGTTCGACGCCGGGTCCTTCACGGCGGCCGTGTGGGATCCGGCCGACGACAGCTACACCGAGATCGACGTGCCCTACGACATGTTCTGCTCCGGCCACGTCACGCTGCCCGACGGCAAGGTCCTCATCTCCGGCGGTACCGAGTCCTACCCGGGTGCCGGTGACGGACCCACCACCTTCGACGGCACGGATGCCAGCTACTACTTCGATCCCGCCGACGACAGCTTCCACCCGACCTCGGACATGGCCGGCGCCCACTGGTACCCGACCCTGACCAAGCTCGGCAACGGCGACGTCTGGGCCGCCGGCGGCATCGACGAGAAGGCCGAGGGCACCGTCCTGACCCAGATGTTCGACACCTCCACCATGACCTGGCTTCCGTCGAACCAGGTCCCCCAGACCTGGAGCTACTGGGGCACCTACCCCCACATGTACCTCCTGGAGGACGGCATGCTCTTCTACGCCGGCGCCCACACCTTCGGCAACGGACTACCCGGCACCGGCGCCTCCCTCTACGACTGGCGCACCGCCCAGATCTGGGACGTCCCCGGCCTGCGCGAGAAAGACCTGCGCGACCAGGCCGCCTCCGTCCTCCTGCCCCCCGCCCAGGACCAGCGCGTCCTCATCGTCGGCGGCGGGCACACCGAGCTCAACGCACCCGCCATCAGCCTGGCCGACGTCATCGACCTGTCCGACCCCCAGCCGGCCTACACCCCCGTGGCCGACCTGCCCGGGCCCGGCAAGACCTACGTCAACCTCGTCAACCTCCCCGACCGCAGCGTCCTGGCCGCCAACGGCGCCACCCACAACCGCACGGGGGACGTGCGGACAGCGGCCCTGTTCGACCCCGGCGACGAGAGCTGGACGCCGGTGGTGCCCGACCCCGTCGGCCGCAACTACCACTCCACCGCGGTCGTCCTCGACGACGGCCGGGTCGCCGTCTTCGGCTCCAACCCGGGCGACGGGTCCTACGAGATGCGGGTCTCCGTCTACTCCCCGCCGTACCTGTTCGCCGGGGAACGGCCCACCATCACCGACGCTCCGGACGCGGTCACCTACGGCCAGCGGATCCAGCTCGGGACGACGGGTGACATCGCCTCCGCCTCGCTGATGTCGCCCATGTCCTCCACGCACCAGACCGACACCAACGCGCGCCTGGTCGATCTGCCGGTCGCGGGTGACGGGACGCTCGAGGCGCAGGTGCCGGACAACCCCGACCTGCTGCCCCCCGGGCCGTACATGCTCACCGTGCTCGACACCGACGGCGTGCCGTCCGTCGCCCGCTGGGTGTGGGTCTCGTGA
- a CDS encoding glycosyltransferase gives MPIVALAAVATVLVNQWPAAEPAEATATGVAHGEHGSAGDGGGDAVPDGTASDAATTPGATADPADPLVDAGDDTADTDAGASESPAPPVAGTSEGAAITVEEPDVPQSDSPLVASTGTTLAQAAGEPAGEERRGAEGLGAPRGAVDPSEVLSSAASLGGCHPAYGEAGECLPIVPPSMAEHAAEMVAAGMDLDSMPHPWSCAELLQLFPDGIAVRDAQPPNRSTRSASIPTATASPAPPPDDPRAVRLDWRRRPAPEVPAPPSSTPDSAPHRPAPLGARLPPARVHPRAPARALQRPLIPAPRKESPMAVTSLALTAVALTLLVLALSTLVMATYAWWDPGARSRTAFPTAPGEASLTFSVIVPCRHEREEVVRATVGRLLAQTHRRLEIIISVGHDDPDTRATAERLRAEHPHHVRVSVDRALHKSKPHQLNTALRMCRGDVVGVFDAESLAAPDLLRSVDGAFRATGADAVQGAVQLVNHRDSWFALRNCLEYFIWFSSRLHLQERVGFIPLGGTTVFVRRELLVALGGWDARCLAEDCELGVRLSSLGHRVRVAYCPELATREETPGDVTAFVKQRTRWALGFFQVLRKGVWRQLPTRGARLAARWTLVQQHLVAITGILVPVSVGLAIWGAVPLGVALLTFVPLAVTVATVAMEACMLRELGRDHGLRLGVRDYLVLVVTTVPFQLLLAYATIRAYVRFRRGDLTWEKTAHAGRHLTPEQTAVAA, from the coding sequence GTGCCGATCGTGGCCCTCGCGGCGGTGGCGACCGTCCTCGTGAACCAGTGGCCGGCGGCTGAGCCCGCGGAGGCGACCGCCACCGGCGTCGCCCACGGTGAGCACGGTTCAGCCGGTGACGGGGGCGGAGACGCGGTACCGGACGGGACGGCGTCGGACGCCGCGACCACACCGGGTGCGACGGCTGACCCTGCCGACCCCCTCGTCGACGCCGGTGACGACACCGCAGACACCGACGCGGGCGCGTCGGAGAGCCCCGCACCGCCCGTGGCCGGTACGAGTGAGGGCGCCGCGATCACCGTCGAGGAGCCCGACGTCCCGCAGTCCGACAGCCCGCTCGTGGCCAGCACGGGCACGACGCTGGCGCAGGCCGCGGGAGAGCCCGCCGGTGAGGAGCGCCGCGGGGCGGAGGGTCTCGGTGCGCCACGCGGCGCCGTCGACCCGTCCGAGGTCCTGTCCTCCGCCGCCTCGCTGGGCGGGTGCCACCCGGCCTACGGCGAGGCGGGCGAGTGCCTGCCCATCGTCCCACCGAGCATGGCCGAGCACGCCGCCGAGATGGTCGCGGCCGGGATGGACCTCGACTCGATGCCGCACCCGTGGAGCTGCGCCGAGCTGCTCCAGCTCTTCCCCGACGGCATCGCGGTCCGCGACGCCCAGCCCCCGAACCGCTCGACCCGCTCGGCCTCGATCCCGACGGCGACCGCATCGCCTGCGCCCCCGCCTGACGACCCCCGGGCGGTCCGACTCGACTGGCGCCGTCGACCCGCACCCGAGGTCCCCGCGCCGCCGTCGTCGACCCCCGACTCCGCACCGCACCGACCCGCGCCCCTCGGCGCGCGGCTGCCTCCTGCCCGCGTCCATCCGCGTGCGCCCGCGCGCGCCCTGCAGCGACCCCTGATCCCCGCTCCTCGGAAGGAGAGCCCCATGGCCGTGACCTCGCTCGCCCTGACGGCTGTCGCCCTGACCCTGCTGGTGCTCGCGCTCAGCACCCTGGTGATGGCCACCTACGCCTGGTGGGACCCCGGCGCGCGCTCCCGCACCGCCTTCCCGACCGCCCCGGGCGAGGCCAGCCTGACGTTCTCGGTGATCGTCCCCTGCCGCCACGAGAGGGAGGAGGTCGTGCGCGCCACGGTCGGCCGGCTCCTGGCGCAGACGCACCGGCGCCTCGAGATCATCATCTCGGTCGGGCACGACGATCCGGACACACGCGCCACCGCGGAACGGCTGCGGGCCGAGCACCCGCACCACGTCCGCGTGAGCGTGGACCGCGCCCTGCACAAGAGCAAGCCGCACCAGCTCAACACCGCCCTGCGGATGTGTCGCGGCGACGTCGTGGGGGTCTTCGACGCCGAGTCGCTCGCCGCGCCGGACCTCCTGCGCTCGGTCGACGGCGCCTTCCGCGCCACCGGGGCGGACGCCGTCCAGGGAGCGGTCCAGCTCGTGAACCACCGCGACTCGTGGTTCGCGCTGCGCAACTGCCTGGAGTACTTCATCTGGTTCTCCTCGCGGCTGCACCTGCAGGAGCGCGTGGGCTTCATCCCGCTCGGCGGGACGACCGTGTTCGTGCGCCGCGAGCTCCTCGTGGCGCTCGGCGGGTGGGACGCGCGGTGCCTGGCGGAGGACTGCGAGCTCGGCGTGCGCCTGTCGAGCCTGGGCCACCGGGTGCGTGTCGCCTACTGCCCCGAGCTCGCGACGCGCGAGGAGACGCCCGGGGACGTCACGGCCTTCGTCAAGCAGCGCACGCGGTGGGCGCTCGGGTTCTTCCAGGTGCTGCGCAAGGGCGTCTGGCGCCAGCTCCCCACCCGGGGCGCCCGCCTCGCCGCCCGGTGGACCCTCGTGCAGCAGCACCTCGTCGCGATCACCGGGATCCTCGTGCCGGTGTCCGTCGGGCTCGCGATCTGGGGCGCGGTTCCCCTCGGCGTCGCTCTCCTCACGTTCGTCCCGCTCGCCGTGACGGTCGCGACGGTCGCCATGGAGGCGTGCATGCTGCGCGAGCTCGGCCGCGACCACGGACTCCGCCTGGGGGTGCGGGACTACCTCGTCCTCGTCGTCACGACCGTCCCGTTCCAGCTGCTGCTCGCCTACGCCACGATCCGGGCCTACGTCCGCTTCCGGCGCGGCGACCTGACGTGGGAGAAGACGGCACACGCCGGTCGTCACCTCACGCCGGAGCAGACGGCGGTGGCCGCATGA